CCACAAAAAAACTCCCACCCAAATTTTCCAGGAAAACTAGGAAGAAGTAGATTTCAAGGCAGCACCCAAATTTTCCAACAAGTGGTTGAGTTGCTggataatacaaaataaaaaataaaaaatccaaacttgttgggttttagaagaaaaaaaaccaattgaAAAAATCCAACCATCCCCAAATTtgcacaagaaaaaaaatccaaaatcacACATTCCATGCTCAAAAATCTTAGATTTCATCCACTAAATTTTTTTGCATAAACCCGTCGATCATGGTGGCTCAAAAACATATACAAAACCTACGGGTTAGCCTACCATCATATACAAAACCATTGTCCCTCCCAGATTCGTTTAATTTTGTCCCTCCTAGGCTCTAGTAGAACATTGTCCCTCCCAGAATCTAACAAGAAACCCTAAATATGCGACCATCCCCaaatttgaagaagaaaaaactccaaaatataccAACATGCTCGAAAATCCGAGATTTCATCTACTAAAAATTATCACATAACTTATTCGAAGGAGaatagagagattgagagagaagaggTTGAACCATACGCCAAACTCACACGGAATAGGAGTTGCGACAGGGACTTATCGGAGAAGACGAGTAGAAGGCAACTGTGACCCCACTAATGCTTGAACTGGAAATGTAGAGATTTGAAGCAGCTCTCATTCACACGATCGGAGACGAGCAGAATGCAGATGGGCAAGGAAGGGAAGACGCGCGAAATAAACTGATGGCTTCAGGGGCcgaaatgaaaataattaaatcagCTAGGCGAGGGGAAATTACACAGATGAGagagaaatgaataaaaaataatttacatttctaAACAGTTACCGCTAGAGATGTAGCGGTAGTACTGTGGCAAAATGCATTTTACAGATGAAATAAATCATCCATTGGACACCGTTTTCAaactattttctttatattatacAAGAATTTGGGTTTTACATAACCCGTTGTGAGTGCTCTAACAAACTGATTCTAAAATCAAAATAACAGGCACAAGTGTATACaaagctgaaaaagaaaaagaaataatctagaaaacaaaaaaaacaaaaaaagtaacTCAACTTTTAAAATTCGAATTCTATTAAAACACACACAAAACTGTCACCTTGAATCAGCGATTCGATTGAAGCTTCATAAGCTTGTTTTCGTCTTCCACTGCCGAAGTTCCAATtttagagagagacagagtgGGGGAGAGACAGAGAGGGAGGAAGAGGAGAGTGAAATGGCTGTGGGGGTTTCGATTGTATTGAGTGCGACGGACCACCAAACCGAGAGAGAGTCAGCTCGTCTGGATGATGCCAAGCAACATACACAATAATCACGCAAATCACACAAATTGTAGTGAGATTGTGTGAGAAGGATAATCACACAAATTTCGGGTTTAAGATCGGAGCAAAATGGTGAGAAGAGGGGTTTGGTGGCTGGAGCGAAAATGGTTTGAAGACCGGAGCGGAAATGGTGAGAGAAATAATCACGATAAGACAGATTTCAACAAGACGGGGATTTGGTGGAcggagagaagagggagagaagccCGGTTGGGAAAGAGAAATTTTCGAGGGCACGAACAAGACGTTTTATCGAGTAAAATGCCAGTCTGTGTGCAGTAGAGACCCAAATATGACCGGGAGCTGGTTGGTCACGTAGTGAATGTTTTGATATCGTAAAAAATGTCggtgaaatgaaatattttaatatagatattattttatataccgttttaatatagttaatatatgattaaattatatatataaatatatattaattatattttaaaataataatttatatataaataaactatacataaatatatatataaattataaatagcctaATATAAAttggagattaaaaaataaacttgtagtttgaaaaaataaaaaaataaaaataaaggccGAAATGCCAACTGCTATGGGCCGGTACAGGCCAAAATATCTGCTGGTACAACTGGTATTTGAACCGATACGAAATAGGTAATATTTATGTACATGCCAGTATGGTACCAAATTTAAAACACGATCTGTAGCGGTACGAAATTTAAAACACTGCATGTAGCTCAAAGCCttattattttctgtttacttaaTTTAATGTAGACATTTTTACATTGTAAAGCTTCTAGTTAATGTATATAGTATGAATATCTCAAATGCGTTATTTATAGATATACAAGGCTtcgtttaaaatttaaaaagattcacatataaaaaatgaacattacttatttttcaaaaatttcgaataaaagtttttcctttttataattatcaaatacaatatcatttacttttcaaaattttctaaccAAATTTTCTACTTTTCATATATGacaacaaaagtatttttttttttcaaaatttttcactAAAAGTTATCCTTTTTGCAATTGTAAAAAATAGCATCAActactttcaaaatttttaaataaaagtttttttctttttacaattatcaaaaagagtatcaatcactttttaaaattttcaaacctacCATGCACATATGagagatgacaatcaattatctttcaaattttcaaaattcaaacttttaatcatatTATGCACATCTGAtatatgacaatcaattattttttaaaaattcaaattttcaaatatatcataaacatatgaaaaatgcaatttaaTGCTCTATGAGAAAAGATTCTTTTTTAACCTTAATCATATTTCGAGTTTTGAAAGAGATATACAAAATTTACTTTAAGAGATTTATCTGTAAGCTTGtttcctttcttgctcatatTTTATACgttgatgtgtttgactccattatttatataacttgaacttgagactcatTTAAACTTGAacttatttgttattatcaaaattcatatgttagtatataattaaatgatacttgaaactttgggtttGACACTCTCATTCACTGTCATGGATATACTTACAGATGCTGTACAACCAAACTGGACTGCCGTTGGGGGCTCCAAACCATACTGATCGAAACTCGAATCATCACAGTGGATCGTGAATGACTTTTTTCCCCTTCAGACCTATTGTGCGATTTTTTAGCATTAACAGATGGCGCCATATATGGAATTCGACTAATTTTATACACCGAAAGTAGGAGAATGAAGATTTCCTGGCTTCAAAGACACCATTggacaaacaaataaatttcccTCAACTCCTTACCTATCATCATTTTTTACCAcattattttggataaaagGAAGGAATGGGTGAGATACAATTTCTTGCCCATTCCATCAGAAGATGATTGTTCAATCACTTAAGCACTTAAGCACAATGTGCATACGAGATAAGTACCCCTTGTGCACGAAAGACATAGTAGATTAAGGATTATGGTAGTGCACAGTGCACGTACAGCACACACCCACTTGTGCATGGCATGCACAACGGCGGGTTGGCTGCCCGTTGCCCCTCACAAGCAACAACCCCGCTTGCCGAAGACCATGCCATTGGATTGTCGAAAGGGACTAGCGAAGATTACCCCCTTGTTCATGCCATGCAATGTCTATGGGCTTACAAGATCCATCTCACTAGCCACAAGGGGGCATGGGGAAGCCACTCGGCCAACATTGGGGTCGCTAGTGATTTCTATCTTTGATACGTCTTCTCCGTTATCGAAAAGTCATGGCTATCCAAACACCCATATCCGAGGCACACTTGATCGAGATGCTCACCGTGGCGGGCATGTAAAGCCTACCAACACAATCCTAGCAAACGTGCTTGACTCTTAGATGAAGTCGCGGACAGCATCTCTCGCTAGTTCCCAGCCGTCGAGCACCTAGAGGTTGGTGGGTTGCAACCTGCTAGCTGCTGATGGGCTACTAAGTTCACAAGTAGCCACAACTAGATGCACCATCAATTTTTGCTGCTAGCGTATTGACCCTCAAAGACAGAGAATGCTAGTGGGACCTTTCCCGCTGGCCCCATCAATTCCCTCATTTGCTACAATGAGTAACTCAGCCTAAGCCTCCCTCGACCACCTGGAGTTACTCGACCATGTCTTCCTCAACCATTACACGAACATAGGTCCCACAACCATCCTCATTGACAACTATCAAAGCATCCTGGCCACATACATCTCGGCCTGAGCTGTAAGTTGCTCGGCCATGCATGTGGGCAAACCGTCTCAAGAATATCAAGCTCTTGTTCAAATCAACACCTGGATACTAGTTTCTCCTTCCTCTGCTTCTAATGTAATCAGTTGCAGGTGAgtgtttcaaacaaaattaagaTCCGATGGTCCCATTGAAAGAAGAAAAGTGAGGCTTGTGGCTAAGGGATTTCATCAACAAATCAATATTGACTATACTGAAACCTTTAACCCAGTGGTAAAGCCCTCAACTATTCGGTTAGTTCTCTTAATTGCAACTGCTCGTGGATGGTGCCTTAGAAAAATTGAAATACAGAATGCTTTCCTTCAAGGTAAGCTTTCTGAAACAATTTTTATGCAACAACCGCAAGGTCTTGTTGATCCATTGAGGCCTCATTTTGTTTGCAAATTGAACAAAGCCATTTACAGCCTTAAGCAGGCTCCCCGAGCATGGTTCTTGGAACTGAGTTCTTGGTTGTTTCATTATGGCTTTTATGCATCAAAGGGTGATCCTTCCCTTTTCATTATGCACACGTTCTTAGCTTGCATGTTTATTCTTGTGTATATCGATGATATGATCAttacatcttcatcatcaattgCTATTGATAGCCTCATCACATCTCTTAGTCAAGCCTTCCCAGTTCAAGACTTAGGCAGATTATCATATTTCCTTAGTTTTGAACTTGAATATCTTTCAGATGGTATCCTTATAAGCCAACGAAAATATATCTCAAATTTGTTGGAAAAGACCAATATGAGTGCTACCAATCTCATCTCTTCACCCATGTCAGCTTCAACAAAGCCTTCCGAATTTGATTCTCCACCTTTTGAAGATATCACATTATTCAGAAGCATTGTTGACAATTTACAGTACCTCTCATTAACAAGACCAAATGTCTCCTTTGTTATAAATAAAGTACGCTAATTTATGCATGAAGCCAAACTCTCTCATTGGACTGCAGTAAAAATAATTCTTCGTTACCTAAAGTCCACAATCAATTTTGGTCTATTTCTCTCAAAACAATCCTCATTCACATTGCATGCATACTTTGATGTAGATTAGGCAGGGTGCCTAAATGACAGGAGATCTATAGGTGGCTTCTGTATATTTCTGGGCAATCATCCTATTTCATGGAGTTTGAGAAAGCAACATACTATTGCACGGTCCAATATTGAGGCCAAGTACAAATCCTTGGCTAATGCCACTGCTGAACTTATTTGGTTGCAAACTTTGAGAAAAGAGCTTGGTTTCTCTCTTTCATAGCCCCCTGTTTTGTGGTGTGACAATCTAGGGGCAACATATCTCACCTTTTATCCTGTGTATCACTCTCTTACAAAGCACATGtatatagattttcattttgtgAGACATAGATTGGCTGCCAAAATCTTACAAGTTCAATTCTGCAATAGCAAAAGATCAAAGTGCATATGTGTTTACTAAACCATTGGTGTTTGATAGATTTTCCATTCTTAGATCTAGTCTTCATGTGCTTGGCATCCCACTTGACTCGAGGGGTCGTATTAACCTAAATCAAGATAAGGCTACTCAAAAAACCAAGAAGCAGCAAAAGCCACCAcagcaaaattaaaaattctagaATTActactttttctatttctagaATGATTAGGTTGTAACAAACTTTATTCCTTTTTGTACTGTTTACTGTATTCCTTATGCCTTTATACTGTGCACAAAGGCATTATGTAATTCATGATCAATGAAATGAATATTCTGGAAAAATACCTTGCTCTCAATTTGGTAGTGGTAATTATttaagtgaagatcaatatttgcTTGGTACTATTGTGGGGAAATTCAGAgaagttaaaaattttaagtaaGCAATGctcctatgctagactttgcaaAAAAACTGATTGaaattgattttatgaaaaaaattacatattttgttataagaacaatctcaaattttttcaacactattttttgtagttgaataagaaaataaaatatttctatcatGACTGGTGCATAAAGGAGCATTCTTTGTACTCTGTTGTAATATGATATTGCTTCTGAAAACCCTATGGTATAACATTCTACTTTTGCTTCTATTCTAGCCTTATAATAGGTGTAAAATTGTAGACTCTGCTATTTTGTTGGTACCAACATCTCTATTTTTGGGTGCATCCACTTTGGAGATAAAGTGGTTTTCTTCGGGAGTCTTTATTGTGTGCACACTTAGCGCGCCTAGTTTAAACGGGGGAGATTTCACTTATATTTCTAACCAGTTGTCTATCGGGGCTTTCACAACCCTGTCACAAGAGTTAAACATGGTATTTGTTATGTTATGATATTGTATTAGTTATGCTTATGTCAAATGTCTTTTgtctatattattattgtaataaaaTGTTTTAGATAATACTATTGCTATTTTTTAAGGTTGTTAGTTTTTGTATTCTGTAATTGATTCAAGCTTACACACTAGTATATTTTTATTGCTTACTGAGTTGGTGGTCTTACTCGTTTGCTTCCATCGTTTTTTCGGATGATTTTTTATAGTTGTGAAGTTGGAATAGATAAGACACGAAAAATTAGATGAGAAAGATGAGATAAGTGTCAGGTAACATAAGTGGATTAGTCTGAGTTAAGAGAAACATTGTCAAtgtttagtttattttgtttgaaagaattctttaaacatttaattttagaggatttttgtatttgaatttttattattatggatttcAAGTTAAATGATTCATCCCGTGTACAGGGCAGGATATGTTTCATTACCTGAAATCATATGTTCATAATTGTTTTAAATCTAGTAGTTTTGCTTTTGATTGAagatttttctaggaaaacatTTTCATCTCTTGCCTTATTTAGAAAGGGCAAAAAAAGCTATTAGTTAAAAATGGCTAGTgagttcataaaaaaaaattatgtacaaaaagTGGAAGGTGACTTATTCCTTTCAAAGGCAATTAAGGTTTCGtttaataaaagttgaataaaaatattataaaattaaaatattgttaaaatataatttttattttgatatttgaaaaagttgaatttttctttttttgttgaagTTTAGGTACgttgtaattattagataaaaaaataaaaatttaaaattgaaaagtgtttttgtttttggtatttggatgttaagatgaaacTATCTTGCAATTCAAATGGTGCCTAAGGAGATGCatgagaaatgaaatgaaatgagaactttgtgaatagtagtaaaaaagtttgagttaagtatttttttttttaatcaacaatACTTCCCTCTCATTCATTTATAATTGAAACATGGTCATTACAAGTCATCTATTTGTTTACAATTAAATTGATCTAAGTAGGCCCACCTTCAATCTAGCAACTTTCTCCCTCTATCTGCAAAACTCTCTTAGCTAACGCATGAGCAATACTATTCCTTTCtctgaaaataaaactaaacttCCAATCTGATCTCTTAGTCAAAGCACCTTTGATATTATCGATAAGCTGCCCCACCTAAACATCAATAGGAGTCTTGTTATTGATCATTAATCAACTTTTGTGCATCTCCTTCAAAGATCACATTCCTGGGATTCAATTCATAGACCAATTCTATAGCCCTCCATGTTGCATAAGCTTCAGCTAGCTTAGGACTTCCTATATATGCTTCGAGGCTCATAATGATATCAGAGTTCACCCTTATGATTCCTTGCAACAACTCCCAAGCCCTCATGTTATTTGCTTTATCCATAGCagtatcaaaatttaattttgtaaaaccTTTAGTTGGAGGCTGCCATCTAGTATCCCTTCTTCTTAAAGTTCATGTTTCCTGTTGTTCCTCTACATCCTCATCTGATTCTTGAAAAGCTATCATATTTGATAAAGCTCTTTGTATTACTATGCTTGGACCCTCAAATTACTTTCAAACATTGTTTTATTCCTTCTAAACCATAGTCCTTTGAAGATGGTAGTAAATTCTTCTAACTGAGACTTCTAAAAGCATTTCTGTAACCTTCTCCATAATTGGAAAAACTCGATCTCCTCACAGCTTCACTTCTACAGACTACTTTTCTTCTCAACCCACACATCACTTGCTACTGGGCATGACCAAAGAACATGTGCAATTATTTCTTCTTCCCTGCAGAAAATTGGACATATAGAATCTTccactatctttttttttttttttttttttttgaacaagtTTTCCTTTGTAGGTAAAATAGAGTTCAAAGCTTTTCATAGAAATTGCTTAGCTAAGTTTGGaatatttaatttctaaatCCCTTCCCAAATCAACTCTATGACTGTTTATTTAAGCTCTCACCatgactttctttttctttacttaTCCCTACGTGATAAGAACTTCGAACTAAAAACTTCCCATATTTTGTATAACCCCAAATGACCTTGTTTTCATCCCAATTTTTGCTCAGTGGTATACTGCATATTTGGATGGCTTCCTCTTTGCTAAAAATACTAAAGAAGCTTCTCATTCCATCTATTATGGTCTTCTAACACCAGATCATTTATTGTAGAAGTAGCTTCCAAGATGTTCACTGGGGATCTTATAGAGAAAATGGTAGATTGAGGAAGCCACTTCTGATTCCAGATCTAAATTTTCTCGCCATTGTCCACTCTCCACACCATTTCTGTTTTTAACAAAGCATGAGCTGCCAATAAGCTCCTCCACATAAATGATGGTTTATAGCCCAATTGTGCTGATATAAATTGAAAGttactataatatttttcttggaaTACTCTTGCTGCCAAACTATTAGGATTTTGCTATAACATCCATCCTTGCTTAGTTAACATGGTCCTATTAAATACTTCAATGTCTCGAAAACCCACTCCACCCTCTCTTTTGTTTTCACCCAACCTACTCTACTTCTTCTAGTGAATACCTTTCCCTCTTTCTTGATGTTCCACCAAAACTTTGATAGCAGATCATTAATCTCAAGACACAATCTTCTTGGCAACAGAAACACATCCATCATATATGTAGGAATTGATTGTAACATAGCTTTTATAAGCACCTATGTTCCTGCTGTTGATAAAAAAGCATTCTTTCGGCTATTAATTTTCTATCATAATCTATTTTTAATGCATTTAAAAGTCTGGTACTTCTATTTTTCCACCATAGTTGGTAGTCTAAGATACTTGTCATAGTCCCCACAAGTAACAACCCCAATGTTTTCTAATATTCCCTTTTTCATAATGCCACTAGTGTTTGAACTGAACAATatagatggtttttttttttttttttgtttctattgaGAGCTTGCCCTAACACTTCTTCATATAGCTTCAATATATCATGAATCCTCTTCCGGTCCTCCCTGTTGGCTTTACGAAAAATCACTCAGTTATTTGCAAATAGCATATGAGTAATTTTAGTTATACCCCTTATAGCAGTCACTCCACCCATACTCACTTTTTTATCTGGTTGCTTAGTAGAGAACAAAGGCCTTTTGTTTACATTATAAATAGGTAAGGATATAGTagatctccttctctcaagccTTTTGTTCGAAAAAACCTCTCACCAGCCTTCCCATTAACCACAACTGAATATGAGACAGTTTCCACACACTGCATAATAAGTTGAATCCACTTTTCATTGAACCCCATCTTTCTCATTATTGATTTTAAGTATAGCCACTATATTCTATTATAGGCTTTCGACATGTCCAGTTTCAATGCCATGTTGCCAactctttctatttttctagTCTTCATTCTATGCAGTAGTTCAAAAGCAACCATTACAGTACATTACATAAAGATATAGGTCTATATTCATTTATAGAGAATGGAACACTAGTCTTAGACACAagaactatattagtatgattTAGCCAAATAGGCATACATCCACCATTCAGGAACTCTAGAACTGCCTCTCACACCGTTGATCCCACTAGCTCCACTGCTGTTGGAAGAATCATGCTCCAAAACCATCTGGTCTTGAAGATTTGAATGGTCCCATATGCTTCAGTGCTTCATGGATTTCAACCATCATAAAAGGAGTTCAAGAGACGAACCTCCTTGGGTAGAGtttgtgtgatgacccgcttttaaatgtattttcacttaatggttgtttttaatttaattaatatattggtttgtttattttaaattaatgtatttaaattggtttttaatttatttgctattgtgtttaatttatttagtcgttttacagtttttaatatcgttttcggcgaataggtttttggtttccggagtgaggattagacctcatttctttcttttctctttttcattttccctttttcctttttcttttcttcttttctttcctttctttctttttcttctttttccttcccagtttctctctccccgcgcaactcttcttccttttctccttaCCGTTGCCGCCCCTTTGACTGCCTGATGTGCCGCCGTCCTGCCGTCGTGtggtgcaccacccccaccattctcttcccctcccaccagaaatcatccccaccaattttcagaactatcgaaccagccgttagccgccactagcccctggaagtcacgatacctgctctatttttcccctgtcgccggttgctttccagcccagaaccgccgctcgccagcAGCGtgacctacaccacccacccatttttcttcccctctcattgGTGaatatccccaccaagtttcacctccattcgagccaccgttagccaccacgagctcatccaagccacacggttttttaCAGATTCCGGAATAGTTgcaccacctccgaccaccatttTTTCACAGCTTCTGcttctacctcttgccgacctaaaccacccatttctggcctcgatccgttgccggagtagctcccacgagctcaactccgatttgagctttCTCCGCTTCccccgccatttccaccgccacccacggctaaaACTTatttccactagtttcataaatatctcaagaccatttcctatcactttcgtgccttggtttgttctcgttcaaaagtgggtaatttattacccacgacaacagtgtaaattatacTGTTGCGTTACTTTTCTTCTTCCGTTTGTAACGCTGCGAGTTTTCGAAAAATACCACatagcgctgtaaatatttttcaaactatacttttagatttaaatgtattatgctcttacactatttatttatctgctggttggttgattccagactgagtccaaggagttcgggggtcggatggattgatgaCGGAATGCTTGGTTTtagttgtttgtgattgcttggttatttttgccatgaggcgtgtgttacatattgcatacatgtgcattttattttaagtgagaaaatcctattttgttggcgtaaatagattttcggatGCGTGTGTCTCACAAGCCTAAGCTGGGATGTGTTATTATTTCGGTGgagttcctctggtcactcgggagcttaatatactgagtgatgtcccctgagttgtcgctgggcgacgacaggagcgggggctagaggatgtttggctacgaacgcgctgggcgcggaactgggcattgctctacgcaccgactctgtagcccttcgctggcgagggctagaggatgcttggctacgaacgcgcgagGTGCagaactgggtatcgctcgtttaagtgtcacatgcgtggtcgttacctgcagtgtggcacaggagtcagggtgtgcggatgacccctaagggaggtcatggtacatacggattaattggttaatggtttgagttggatatgggccaaatgtgacttttggcgggatatttggaaaagttatgtttttgggccaaagggGATTTTTGGcctgcgtggaaaaattatggttttatgagacatgtgcattgcatttttcatgcatgttgtttgagttaatatgtttttatctagtagtgttttgatttttacttacctgcgacactaTTTTTGATTCCATAGATTTTaatgcagagtttgaggaggaggatgaggctgagcccggggatgcagctccgccggagttccgagttgaagttaatatcttgttgttgctttgaataatatttgtgttatgtaatattttattatatatgttttaaacagttttgtattaaactaagaaaatttctggtatttagttatatgactttcgttattcaCTGCGTTTTCTtttacacatttgttgcttttatacacaattgacactcgtcgatagggtggtgacccgtgttgtcatcatccggacgtctcgatttttccgtgtccatgcgtggggatttgggagcgtcacaattTGACGACGTATGAAGGCAACAAGTTTGTTTCTTTTCAGTCACAAAagtcaaatatgaaaaatttggaCAATTTCAATGATCCAGTGTGTGTGGCTAGAAGAGCTACCGAAAATGGTGGTGTGTGAGGACCATGTGCAGTTGTGAGTGGCGTGTGAAGACCACGCTCGGTGATTTCTGTAAAATCGCCACTATCTTCCAAATGATTGGCACCCTGAGAGTCTTTTTGTGCCATGCATGTCTCTCGAGAGTTGTTGGAAAACTGTAGAACTGACTTTTCAACATcgaaggaagaaaataaactaagaaatcaagaaaatagatgagatgagttaaaagaCATTTTGTATCAAAACCTCCTCTCAGGTCTCTCCGAATTGTCCCTTAAAGGTTTTAACtatgagttaagtatttattaaattttgaaaaatgagaaagaaaaacttgaataaaaaatagtataaagttaaagtattattataatataatttttattttgaaatgagaaaaaattgaattattttttgtttgaaaattttaaaaaattgtaatgattaaattgaaaatatttacatttgaatgatatttagaaaaaaaaaaaaaaaaaaaagagatgagagGATATATGTTTCCAAACATCTCCACATTTCCGCTTCTTGTTTTAAGCTTTTCCTTCCACCTAAACAAGCTTAAAGGTTATtagattagattttttttatttttctcccgCTTTCATGCTTTCTCTTTCCAAGGCTACATTCCTTCACTCTTATTTACATCgactctaaaatattttattattgcaaataaataattatttctaattttctagAGTATATTAATACAATGAGTATGAATCgaagtattaatatataaattcataaaaatatagtCATGGTTTTTAATGCAATCAAACACCAGAAATTTATTTCCGTATCAATTTCAATGTttcaaccaaataaaaaaaaaaaacaataattctgacaaaaaatcaataaattattttcattttacagtCTTATTTTCCTCGTTCTAGATCTATACAAAAAGGGTATTTACGTCATTGGATTAAAAACCCAACACCCAAAATCGTATTAAACCCACTAGCGCCGAAACCCTCCGCTTATCTGGTCGGTGAGCCATGGGTCTTCTCTCTTGGTTCAGAGGCAAGCCCCAGCAAGAGCAACCCAAACCCGAATCCAAAACCAAACCCCCAGAGAATCCCAGCTCGAAACCCGCCGAAGTTCCCGGCATGCACGGCGCCGTCGAGGTCCCCAGACCCACAGACATAACGGTCTTCGAGTTCGGGTCCGTTGC
This Carya illinoinensis cultivar Pawnee chromosome 11, C.illinoinensisPawnee_v1, whole genome shotgun sequence DNA region includes the following protein-coding sequences:
- the LOC122280649 gene encoding uncharacterized protein LOC122280649, with the translated sequence MGLLSWFRGKPQQEQPKPESKTKPPENPSSKPAEVPGMHGAVEVPRPTDITVFEFGSVAATADKVTLAGYCPVSDELEPCRWEILPASASDAPQFRVVF